The genomic region GCCCAGGGAACCAGTTCGCCGTCGAACCAGATGTACTTCGCCTCAGGTATGGGCATGCTCTGCCTCCTTGATTAGTGCCTTGTGACGCACGCCCCGGTTAGCCGCCGATACGCTCGGCCACCAGGGTACCCATGGCATCCGTCCCTACGCGCACTTCCTCCGCCGACCCGCTGTGAATGTCCCGGGTGCGGTATCCCTCGGCCAGGACCCGCTCCACCGCCAGCTCCACCGCGGTCGCCTCTTCCTCCAGCCCGAGAGAGTGGCGCAAGAGCATGGCGGCGCTGAGAACGGTGGCCAGGGGGTTGGCTACGTCCAAGCCGGTGTACTTGGGCGCTGATCCATGTATCGGTTCATACAGTCCTAGCTTGCCCCCTCCCAAGGAGGCGGAGGGCAGCATCCCCATGGACCCCGCGATCATCGAGGCTTCATCCGTCAGGATGTCCCCAAACATGTTGCCCATCACCAGGACGTCGAAGGTGCTCGGGCGGCGCACCAGGAACATGGCGCAGGCGTCCACCAGTACGTGCTCGGTCTCCAGGTGGGGATACTCGGAAAACACCCCGGCCGCCACCTCGCGCCACAGACGCGAAACCTCCAACACGTTGGCCTTGTCTACCGACGACACCAGCTTGCGACGTCGCCCCGCTAGATCACAGGCGAACCGGACTACCCGTTCGATCTCGTTCGCGGCATAGTCCATGGTGTCGTAGGCCCGCTCCACGCCATTCTCCCGATAGCGACCGCGCTTGCCGAAGTAGATGCCTCCCGTCAATTCGCGTACCACCACCAGATCTACGTCGGCCACCACCTCCGGCCTCAGGGGAGATGCGTGCAGCAGGTGAGGGCTGACCTTAACCGGCCTCAGGTTGGCGAAAAGATCCAGCAACTTGCGCAAGCCCAGCAGCCCCTGTTCGGGCCGGACAGCTGCGCGCGGGTCATCCCACTTCGGGCCGCCCACGGCCCCCAATAGCACCGCATCGCTGGCCTGGCACAGCTCCGCCGTCTCATCCGGCAAAGCCGTGCCAAACTGGTCGATGGCGATGCCACCGATGGGTGCCTCCTGGACCTCGAAGTCGTGCCCAAACACTGCGGCCACACGGTTCAGCACCTTGAGGCCCTGCCTGACGATCTCCGGTCCGATCCCATCACCCGGTAGTGCGGCGAGCTTGGCTTGCATGTCTACTCCTGCGATCGCTCGGTCTGGGCCAGGCCCAGGTCGCGGCGGGTCTTCTCCACCAGGCCACCCGCCTCGATGATCTCCATCATGAACTCGGGGTACGGCTGCGACTGGTACACGGCGCCGGTGTCCAGGTTCTCGATCCTGCCGGACTCCAGGTCCACCTGCAGCCGTTGCCCGTCCTCCGTACCGGCAACGGCCTCGGGCGAAACCAGGATGGGAAGCCCAATGTTGATGGCGTTGCGGTAGAAGATGCGGGCGAAGCTCTCCGCTATCACCGCGCTCACGCCCGCTGCCTTGATGGCCAGCGGTGCATGCTCGCGCGAGGATCCGCAACCGAAGTTCGGCCCCGCCACTATCATGTCGCCTCTCCGAACCGCTGCAGCGAAGCGGCCGTCTAGGTCCTCCATGCAGTGGCCAGCTAGCTGATCCGGTTCGGAGACGTTCAGGTAGCGAGCCGGTATGATGGCGTCTGTGTCCACGTTTGCCCCGTACTTCCACGCCCTTCCTTGCAGCTTCATCGAGATTCCCCACCTCCAGAGGCTACCACTCGATCAAGTACTCTCATGACCTCGTCGTAGCTCGCTTCCAGCTCGACAGGGGAGTTGGCGTAGCGCGACTGCACGCCCGGCAGCGACCGTTGGTGGTAGCCCACCTTGAAGTCCGTGAACTTGAGGCCGTGAGCGGTGCTGACCACGATTACCCTGTCGCTACTGCCGATGTCCCCCCGCTCCACCATCTTGAACAGAACTGCTAACGCCACGCCCGTATGAGGGCAGGTGTACATGCCCGTCCGGTCCGCCCGGGCAGCGGCGTTGGCCAGTTCGTCCTCGCTGGCCTGCTCCACCACCCCGTCGAACTGGCGCAAGACCTTGACCGCCCGCTCGTAACTCACCGGGTTGCCGATCTGGATGGCGCTCGCCAGCGTCCGCTGCGCCTGGACCGGGCGGTACTGCTGGAACCCGGTCAGGTAGCTCAGGTACAGAGGGTTGGCCCGTTCCGACTGAGCGCACACCAGCCGAGGGAGCTTACTGATGAGCCCCAGCTCCCTCATGAGCAGCAGCCCCTTGCCGATGGCGCTGACGTTGCCCAGGTTCCCCACGGGGATGATGATGAAGTCGGGCACCTCCCAATCGAATTGCTGCACCATCTCCACGCCCACGGTCTTCTGCCCTTCCATGCGCAGCGGGTTCATGGAGTTGGCCAGGTAGATGGTCTTGTCTTCGGCTACCCTCTGCACGATGGCCATGCACCCGTCGAAATCGGTGTCCAGAGATAGAACCACCGCCCCATTGGACATGGGCTGCACCAGTTGGCCGGTGGACACCTTGTCCTTCGGCAGGATGACAATCGTCGGTATCCCCGCCGCCGCCCCGTACGCCGCCAGAGCAGCCGAGGTGTCCCCCGTAGAAGCACAGGCCACGGCCCGTATGGGCACGCCATCGGCGATCATCTGCTTCACCGAGGAGATCAGGACCGTCATGCCCAGGTCCTTGAACGAGCCGGTGTGGCTGTTGCCGCACAACTTGACCCATAGGTCGGGGACACCGATCTCCTTGCCCAGCCGCTCGGCCCAGAACAGGTTGGTATGGCCCTCGTACATGGAGACGACGTTGTCGTTCTCCACCCAGGGGGCCACCCATTCCTTCTTGCCCCACACGCCACTGCCGTACGGCCATTCGTTGGTCCGCAGCCGGTCGTAGAAGAGACGCATCCAGGCCGCGGGCGAGCGCCTCTTGAGCTCCTCCACATCGTGCTCCACGTCGAGGAGCCCGCCACATTCCTCGCACCGGTAGACTACCTCGCCGATGGCGTACCTTCGGCCACAGCCCCTGACGCACTCCAACCAGGCACGATAGGCCACAGGGTGTCTCCTACCTCAACCCCATCTCGATCATCTTCTCCGCTATCTGCACCGCGTTCAGCGCCGCTCCCTTGCGTATGTTGTCCGCCACCACCCACAAGTCCAAGGCGTTCTCTGCACTCGGGTCCTGGCGGATGCGCCCGACCATCACCTCATCTCGGCCCGATGCGGCGCGCGGCGTGGGATAGAGCGCCTCCTCCGGCTTGTCCACGACCAGGACGCCCGGAGCGCGCGCTAGCACTTCTCTCGCTTCCTCCGCCGAAATGGGAAGCTCGAATTGCACATTCACGGCCTCGCTGTGACCACTGAAGACCGGTACCCGGACACACGTGGCGGTCACGGCCAGGTCGGGCTCCCCGAGGATCTTCCGCGTCTCTTTGATCATCTTGATCTCTTCGCCGTAGTAGCCTGGGTACTCGTCCCTCAGGCCGGAGATGTGCGGGAAGCAGTTGAACGCGATCGGGTGGGGATAGACAGACGGCTCTACCGGTTCGCCACGCAGCACGGTAGCGACCTGATTCATCAACTCGTCCACAGCAGCCTTCCCTGTGCCCGATACCGCCTGGTAGCTGCTGACCACCACGCGCTTGATGCGAGCCACGCGGTGTAGCGGAGCCAACGCCACCACCATCTGAATGGTGGAGCAGTTGGGGTTGGCCACGAACCCATGGTGGTTCCGAAGGGCATCCGGATTGACCTCGGGAACCACCAGCGGCACCCGAGAGTCCATCCGGAAGTCGTCACCGTTGTCTATGACAATGGCCCCCGCTTCAACCGCTCTCCAGCCCCATTCGCGGGAGGCTCCTCTGGCTCCCTCTGTTCCGGCAAAGAAGGCGAAGTCAACGCCCCGAAAACGGTCCAAGCTGGCAGCGGTGACCTCGTAGGTCTCTCCGTCTATGTCCTCCTCTCGATCCCGGGTGGCCATGATCCGGAGTTCGGACAGAGGGAACTCGCGTTCTTTCAGGACACGAACGATCTCAGTGCCCACCAGGCCGATCCCTACCAGTGCAACGACGTACTTCCTCATGTCATAGCTCCTGTGGCGTGCCGATGCGCCCCAGCACCGCGGAGGCGGCCGCCACAGCCGGTCCGGCCAGGTATACCTCGCTGGTGCGTGCACCCATCCTGCCCACGAAGTTCCGATTGGTGGTCGACACGCAGCGCTCACCTTCCGCCAAGACACCCATGTGCCCACCCAGGCAGGGCCCGCACGTGGGGGTGCTCACGGCTGCCCCCGCCTCGATCAGAGCCTCTACCAGACCTTCGCGTACCGCCTGGAGGTAGATGCTCTGAGTGGCCGGGATGATGATGCAGCGCACGTACGGATGCACTCGGCGCCCTCGCAGCAGTTCCGCTGCCACCCGGATGTCCTCCATACGCCCGTTGGTGCATGACCCGATCACGACCTGGTCCACACTCACGCCCGACAGCGACTCCGCAGGCGCAGTGTTGCTCGGAAGGTGCGGCCTCGCCACCGTGAGCGGGATATCGGCCGCATTGTAGTGCCGGACCTCAACGTAGGCGGCATCCGCATCGCTGTCATACGCTCGGTAGGGCTGATTCGCCCGACCGTCCAGATACCGGCGTGTAGTCTCGTCAACGGCGAACATCCCCGCCTTGCCGCCCGCCTCTATGGCCATGTTGGCCATTGTCAGGCGGCCATCCATACTCAGCCCTTCGATGGCCGATCCCCGAAACTCCATGGCCCGATACAGCGCGCCATCCACCCCGATGTCCCCGATGGTATGCAGTATCAGATCTTTGCCTCCCACCCAGGGTTGCAGTCGGCCGTCTATCACGAAGAGCATGGACTCGGGGACCCGCATCCATATGTGGCCGGTAGCCATGGCCACCGCAATGTCAGTGGAGCCCATGCCAGTGGCAAATGCGCCCAGGGCTCCGTAGGTACAAGTGTGCGAATCGGCGCCTACTACGAGCTGTCCGGGCAGCACCAGCCCCCGTTCGGGAAGCAAGGCGTGTTCGATGCCCACTTGGCCCACGTCATAGAAGTTCGGCACGGCCTGCTCGCGGGCGAACTGCCGCACCTGTTTGCACTGCTCCGCCGAGCTGATGTCCTTGTTGGGAGTGAAGTGATCGCACACCAGCGAGATCTTCGCCGGATCGAACACCCGCCTCACCCCTATGCGATGGAACTCGCGAATGGCGATGGGCGCGGTGATGTCGTTGGCCAGCACCATGTCTACCGCCGCCTCAACGAATTCGCCCGCGCCGACCTGGTCCCGACCGCTGTGGGCGGCCAGGATCTTCTCCGAGATCGTCATGCCCATGGGTGTCTTCCCGCCCTCTGGTTTATGTGCCAGGCGGCGGGAGGCGCCGCCCAGGCCACCTCCCGCCTCTCTCTATCCACAACCCGAAACCGACTTGGGCGTGTCGGCCTCCCCAGCGCCCTGCCTGCGGGCCGCCAGAAGCTTGTTCAGCGCGCTGACGTAGGCCTTGGCACTGGCGACGATGATATCGGTGTCGGCGCCTCGGCCGCTGTACACCCGCTGCCGCTTGCCTCCGTCGGCTCCCGGCACGTCAGCCTGTATGCGGATGGTCACCCGGCCTACCGCATCAATGCCTTCGGTCACCGACTGCACCGTGAACTCGATCAGCTCGTTCTCCTCTCGGACGATGCGGTTGATGGCGCGGTAGACGGCGTCGACCGGCCCGGTGCCCAAGTCGGCGTCCTGCAGCGTGCCCGAGGGCCCGCTCAGGCGCACGGTGGCGGTGGGGATGCTGTGGTCACCACAGGTAACCTGCACCTGCTCCAGCCTGTAGGTCTCCTCAGGGTGATAGAGCTCATCCTCGATCAGGGCCTCGATGTCCGCATCGCCCACCGCCTTCTTCTTGTCCGAAAGCTCCTTGAAGCGGGCGAATACCTGGTCCACCTGAGGGTCACTGAGGTCGTACCCCATCTGCCGCAGGTGCGCCTTGAAGGCATTCCGCCCCGAGTGCTTGCCTAGCACCAGGGTACTCTGGCCCAACCCTACCGACTCCGGCGTCATGATCTCGTACGTCATGCGGTTGCGAAGGTAGCCAGCCTGGTGAATGCCGGACTCGTGGGCAAAGGCATTGGCTCCCACGATCGCCTTGTTGGGCTGCACCCGGAATCCGGTGTAGCGGGAGACCATTTGGCTGGTTATGTGAATCTGTTCCGTTATCACATCGGTGTGGCAGTTGAACTCGGTGGGGCGAGTTCGCAGAGCCATCACGATCTCTTCCAGGGCCGCGTTCCCTGCCCGTTCGCCAATGCCGTTCACCGTGCACTCGACCTGCCTTGCCCCGGCTTTCACCGCCATTAGCGAGTTGGCAGTCGCCAGCCCGAGGTCGTTATGGCAGTGCACCGATATGATGCACCGGTCTATCCCCCGGACGCTCTCGCGTATCCCCCTTATTAGGGCCGCAAACTCGTCAGGCATGCAGTACCCAGTGGTGTCGGGGATGTTGAGGGTAGTGGCTCCCTCCTCGATCACCGCCTCCAGCACCTGGTAGAGGTACTCCGGGTCGGAACGCCCGGCGTCCTCGGGAGAGAACTCCACATCCTCACACAGCGAACGAGCGTATGCTACCATCTCGCGCGCCGTCCTCAGCGCCTGCTCCCGAGTCATCCGGAGCTTGTGCTCCAGATGAATGTCCGAGGTCCCGATGAAAGTGTGGATCCGAGGCCGCGCGGCATGACGGACCGCCTCCCAGGCGCGGTCTATGTCGCCCCTGAGCGTGCGCGCCAAGCCGCAGATCACCGGGCCTTCCACTTCCACCGCGACCTGCCGCACTGCGGCCAGGTCCCCGGGCGAGGCTGCCGGGAACCCGGCCTCGATTATGTCGACATTCAGACGCGCCAGCTGTTTGGCAACGTCCAGCTTC from Anaerolineae bacterium harbors:
- the leuB gene encoding 3-isopropylmalate dehydrogenase — translated: MQAKLAALPGDGIGPEIVRQGLKVLNRVAAVFGHDFEVQEAPIGGIAIDQFGTALPDETAELCQASDAVLLGAVGGPKWDDPRAAVRPEQGLLGLRKLLDLFANLRPVKVSPHLLHASPLRPEVVADVDLVVVRELTGGIYFGKRGRYRENGVERAYDTMDYAANEIERVVRFACDLAGRRRKLVSSVDKANVLEVSRLWREVAAGVFSEYPHLETEHVLVDACAMFLVRRPSTFDVLVMGNMFGDILTDEASMIAGSMGMLPSASLGGGKLGLYEPIHGSAPKYTGLDVANPLATVLSAAMLLRHSLGLEEEATAVELAVERVLAEGYRTRDIHSGSAEEVRVGTDAMGTLVAERIGG
- a CDS encoding 3-isopropylmalate dehydratase small subunit, coding for MKLQGRAWKYGANVDTDAIIPARYLNVSEPDQLAGHCMEDLDGRFAAAVRRGDMIVAGPNFGCGSSREHAPLAIKAAGVSAVIAESFARIFYRNAINIGLPILVSPEAVAGTEDGQRLQVDLESGRIENLDTGAVYQSQPYPEFMMEIIEAGGLVEKTRRDLGLAQTERSQE
- the thrC gene encoding threonine synthase; this encodes MAYRAWLECVRGCGRRYAIGEVVYRCEECGGLLDVEHDVEELKRRSPAAWMRLFYDRLRTNEWPYGSGVWGKKEWVAPWVENDNVVSMYEGHTNLFWAERLGKEIGVPDLWVKLCGNSHTGSFKDLGMTVLISSVKQMIADGVPIRAVACASTGDTSAALAAYGAAAGIPTIVILPKDKVSTGQLVQPMSNGAVVLSLDTDFDGCMAIVQRVAEDKTIYLANSMNPLRMEGQKTVGVEMVQQFDWEVPDFIIIPVGNLGNVSAIGKGLLLMRELGLISKLPRLVCAQSERANPLYLSYLTGFQQYRPVQAQRTLASAIQIGNPVSYERAVKVLRQFDGVVEQASEDELANAAARADRTGMYTCPHTGVALAVLFKMVERGDIGSSDRVIVVSTAHGLKFTDFKVGYHQRSLPGVQSRYANSPVELEASYDEVMRVLDRVVASGGGESR
- a CDS encoding aspartate-semialdehyde dehydrogenase translates to MRKYVVALVGIGLVGTEIVRVLKEREFPLSELRIMATRDREEDIDGETYEVTAASLDRFRGVDFAFFAGTEGARGASREWGWRAVEAGAIVIDNGDDFRMDSRVPLVVPEVNPDALRNHHGFVANPNCSTIQMVVALAPLHRVARIKRVVVSSYQAVSGTGKAAVDELMNQVATVLRGEPVEPSVYPHPIAFNCFPHISGLRDEYPGYYGEEIKMIKETRKILGEPDLAVTATCVRVPVFSGHSEAVNVQFELPISAEEAREVLARAPGVLVVDKPEEALYPTPRAASGRDEVMVGRIRQDPSAENALDLWVVADNIRKGAALNAVQIAEKMIEMGLR
- the leuC gene encoding 3-isopropylmalate dehydratase large subunit — encoded protein: MGMTISEKILAAHSGRDQVGAGEFVEAAVDMVLANDITAPIAIREFHRIGVRRVFDPAKISLVCDHFTPNKDISSAEQCKQVRQFAREQAVPNFYDVGQVGIEHALLPERGLVLPGQLVVGADSHTCTYGALGAFATGMGSTDIAVAMATGHIWMRVPESMLFVIDGRLQPWVGGKDLILHTIGDIGVDGALYRAMEFRGSAIEGLSMDGRLTMANMAIEAGGKAGMFAVDETTRRYLDGRANQPYRAYDSDADAAYVEVRHYNAADIPLTVARPHLPSNTAPAESLSGVSVDQVVIGSCTNGRMEDIRVAAELLRGRRVHPYVRCIIIPATQSIYLQAVREGLVEALIEAGAAVSTPTCGPCLGGHMGVLAEGERCVSTTNRNFVGRMGARTSEVYLAGPAVAAASAVLGRIGTPQEL
- a CDS encoding 2-isopropylmalate synthase; translated protein: MGTDSEKVVIFDTTLRDGEQSPGATMTIEEKLDVAKQLARLNVDIIEAGFPAASPGDLAAVRQVAVEVEGPVICGLARTLRGDIDRAWEAVRHAARPRIHTFIGTSDIHLEHKLRMTREQALRTAREMVAYARSLCEDVEFSPEDAGRSDPEYLYQVLEAVIEEGATTLNIPDTTGYCMPDEFAALIRGIRESVRGIDRCIISVHCHNDLGLATANSLMAVKAGARQVECTVNGIGERAGNAALEEIVMALRTRPTEFNCHTDVITEQIHITSQMVSRYTGFRVQPNKAIVGANAFAHESGIHQAGYLRNRMTYEIMTPESVGLGQSTLVLGKHSGRNAFKAHLRQMGYDLSDPQVDQVFARFKELSDKKKAVGDADIEALIEDELYHPEETYRLEQVQVTCGDHSIPTATVRLSGPSGTLQDADLGTGPVDAVYRAINRIVREENELIEFTVQSVTEGIDAVGRVTIRIQADVPGADGGKRQRVYSGRGADTDIIVASAKAYVSALNKLLAARRQGAGEADTPKSVSGCG